The following proteins are co-located in the Elusimicrobiota bacterium genome:
- the cusB_2 gene encoding Cation efflux system protein CusB produces the protein MNIKKIGTYLFFTLLLLGVIGWTVGCRKAEKDHAAADGTHQQYYCPMHPQIVSDKPGDCPICNMRLVPTEKEDEIQMESKEKKILFYRHPMNPQVTSPVPAKDDMGMDYVPVYEGEEHGDIEIPGQANVKMVPSQQQLIGVEISVLEKRPIIATIQASARVAYDPNLYSAIVEYQQTLANLPSATDSGTSPYQTESERTVRAAKLRLRQMGLSEDQIEKVSQPDYDPSNLLVTKAGESVWVYADVYEYEASSVKIGQAVELTGPSLEGRVLKGTVKSVDTVLNPETRTLRARIEVLNAGGILKPEMYVTAHLKTEQGRFLAVPKSAIMPTGTRQLAFVEKTPGQFEPREVQLGKQGDDYFQVLAGLKEGDRVVTSANFLIDSESKIKAAIQSAGQKSGQASSEKTSTTHQH, from the coding sequence ATGAACATTAAAAAAATCGGGACTTATTTGTTTTTTACCCTTTTGCTCTTAGGGGTGATTGGCTGGACAGTTGGATGCCGCAAAGCCGAGAAAGATCATGCCGCGGCCGACGGTACTCACCAGCAATATTACTGCCCAATGCACCCGCAGATTGTTTCTGATAAGCCCGGCGATTGTCCCATCTGCAATATGCGGCTTGTTCCGACGGAAAAAGAAGATGAGATTCAAATGGAATCCAAAGAAAAAAAGATTCTCTTTTATCGGCATCCAATGAATCCACAAGTAACGTCCCCTGTGCCGGCGAAAGATGATATGGGCATGGATTACGTTCCTGTTTACGAAGGTGAGGAACATGGCGATATAGAGATACCTGGGCAGGCGAATGTGAAGATGGTTCCATCCCAACAACAGTTGATCGGAGTGGAAATCTCGGTGCTCGAGAAAAGGCCGATCATCGCGACCATCCAAGCTTCTGCGCGTGTGGCTTATGACCCCAATCTTTATAGCGCCATCGTTGAATATCAGCAGACGCTCGCGAATCTTCCATCCGCGACGGATAGCGGAACATCTCCCTATCAAACGGAGAGCGAGAGGACAGTGCGAGCCGCAAAACTTCGCTTGCGCCAGATGGGTCTTTCGGAAGACCAAATCGAAAAAGTGAGTCAGCCGGACTATGACCCATCAAATTTATTGGTTACCAAGGCCGGAGAATCGGTTTGGGTTTATGCCGACGTGTATGAGTACGAAGCGTCTTCTGTAAAGATTGGTCAGGCCGTGGAATTAACGGGACCTTCGCTTGAAGGTCGCGTCTTAAAAGGGACCGTTAAGTCAGTTGATACGGTTCTGAATCCAGAAACACGCACATTACGAGCTCGCATTGAAGTGCTGAACGCTGGTGGAATCTTAAAACCCGAAATGTACGTTACCGCCCATCTTAAAACCGAGCAGGGGCGTTTCCTTGCTGTCCCCAAGAGCGCCATTATGCCGACAGGTACTCGTCAGCTGGCTTTCGTCGAGAAAACTCCCGGTCAATTTGAACCTCGCGAGGTGCAATTGGGTAAACAGGGCGACGATTATTTCCAAGTGTTGGCGGGTCTCAAGGAAGGGGACAGAGTTGTGACATCCGCCAATTTCTTGATCGATTCCGAATCGAAAATCAAAGCGGCGATTCAGAGCGCAGGACAGAAATCTGGTCAGGCGTCGTCAGAAAAAACGTCGACGACGCATCAACATTAG
- the cusA_3 gene encoding Cation efflux system protein CusA, whose product MIERIIEFCARNKFIVLIFTAAAVVAGLYAMKRVPLDAIPDLSDKQVIIYSRWDRSPDIIEDQVTYPIVSALLGAPKVKAIRGFSDFGFSYVYVIFEDGTDLYWARSRTLEYLSKITPRLPEGVRTELGPDATGLGWVFQYALVDKTGKNNLADLRSFQDWNLRYLLQAVPGVAEVASIGGFQKQYQVIVDPNALSSYNIPLMKVVDAIRDGNNDVGGRVVEFAGAEYMVRGRGYAKSIKDIENIVIGLPSRAMPTNAAALSPGMSGSESGSLPMASRGTPVLIKNVAQVVMGPDIRRGVSDLDGQGDVVGGIVIMRDGENALNVIRRVKAKIEEIRPSLPKGVELVTTYDRSELIKEAIRTITEALTAEMVIVSLVIIVFLLHFPSALLPITSLPIATILSFIPMYFMRITSSVMSLGGIAVAVADMVDASIVMSENAHKHIEQWDKKGRKGDIRAVLIRAMQEVGPSAFYSLLIMAVAFLPIFALEGQAGRLFKPLAYTKNLALAMAAILAITLAPAVRLLFTRLDPYRFRPAWLAKVATWLFVGKLYTEEEHPISRPMFRLYEPAVRWVIERRKTVILGSLALVLLTVPIYFRIGSEFMPPLEEGSILYMPTTLPGISVTEAQKLMQTQDRILMGFPEVERVFGKAGRAETSTDPAPFSMMETTVLLKPHSEWRTKERWYSWLPDFMEAPFRWLWPNRISFNDLVDDMDKSLRFPGVTNAWTMPIKNRIDMLSTGIRTPIGIKIFGADLKEIEKIGGDVENIIRSVPGTRSVYAERTAGGYFLDFTLKREQLARYGLTIKDAEMVIMSAIGGETITTTIEGRERYGVIVRYPRELRTDLKKLERVLVPTMTGAQIPIAQIADIQLVSGPSMIRNENGLLAGYVYVDIAGRDIGSYVEEAKQLVREKLQMPAGYTLSWSGQYENLVAMRERMAVVVPLTLFIILVLLYMSTRSWVKTAIVLTAVPFSAIGAVWLLWILDYNMSVAVWVGIIALLGLDAETGVFMLLYLDLAYDERVKEGKMRTFDDLKEAVIHGAVRRIRPKVMMVATNFLGFMPIMWTVGTGADVMKRIAAPMVGGLFTSFVLELLVYPAIYFIWKWRYEMKHGRVISEAENVGV is encoded by the coding sequence ATGATTGAACGAATTATTGAATTCTGCGCCCGGAACAAATTTATCGTTCTGATCTTCACGGCCGCCGCCGTTGTGGCTGGCCTCTACGCCATGAAGCGTGTGCCCTTGGACGCAATCCCCGATTTATCGGACAAGCAGGTTATTATTTATTCACGCTGGGACCGAAGCCCTGACATTATCGAAGATCAGGTCACTTATCCGATCGTCAGCGCTCTCTTGGGTGCGCCGAAAGTCAAAGCCATTCGTGGTTTTTCCGATTTCGGTTTTTCGTATGTGTACGTCATTTTTGAGGACGGGACCGACCTCTATTGGGCGCGGAGCCGGACACTTGAGTATCTCTCCAAAATAACGCCCCGATTACCGGAAGGGGTTCGGACGGAACTGGGGCCGGATGCCACGGGCCTTGGGTGGGTGTTTCAATACGCACTCGTTGATAAAACAGGGAAAAATAATCTGGCGGATCTTCGTAGTTTCCAAGATTGGAATTTGCGTTATTTGCTCCAAGCTGTTCCCGGTGTAGCGGAAGTCGCCTCGATTGGCGGTTTCCAAAAACAATACCAAGTGATCGTTGATCCCAACGCATTGTCGTCGTACAACATTCCTCTGATGAAAGTCGTGGATGCGATTCGTGATGGAAATAACGATGTGGGCGGACGGGTTGTTGAATTTGCCGGCGCTGAGTACATGGTTCGCGGTCGGGGTTACGCCAAATCGATTAAAGATATTGAGAATATTGTCATCGGCCTTCCGAGTCGAGCAATGCCCACAAATGCGGCAGCACTCTCTCCAGGGATGTCTGGATCAGAATCGGGATCTTTACCGATGGCGTCGAGAGGAACTCCTGTCCTGATTAAAAATGTCGCCCAAGTAGTTATGGGACCGGATATTCGTCGTGGCGTATCGGATTTGGATGGCCAAGGGGATGTCGTCGGTGGCATTGTCATTATGCGTGACGGTGAGAATGCATTAAACGTGATTCGGCGAGTCAAAGCCAAGATCGAAGAGATTCGCCCTTCGCTTCCAAAGGGCGTTGAGCTTGTGACGACCTATGACAGGTCGGAACTGATTAAGGAAGCGATTCGCACAATTACCGAGGCACTCACCGCTGAGATGGTCATCGTGAGCCTGGTTATCATTGTTTTCCTTCTTCATTTCCCCAGCGCATTACTGCCCATCACCAGTCTTCCGATTGCCACCATCTTAAGCTTCATCCCGATGTACTTCATGCGGATTACCTCGAGCGTCATGTCGCTCGGCGGCATCGCGGTCGCCGTGGCCGACATGGTGGACGCCTCGATCGTCATGTCGGAAAACGCGCATAAGCACATCGAGCAATGGGACAAGAAGGGACGCAAAGGAGATATTCGGGCGGTTTTGATTCGCGCCATGCAGGAGGTCGGCCCCTCGGCCTTTTATTCTTTGTTGATCATGGCCGTCGCCTTTCTGCCGATCTTTGCCCTGGAAGGCCAAGCAGGGCGACTTTTCAAACCCCTCGCGTATACGAAGAACCTGGCTTTGGCGATGGCTGCGATCCTTGCGATTACCTTGGCCCCCGCCGTTCGATTGCTGTTTACGCGCCTTGATCCTTATCGTTTCCGACCGGCTTGGCTCGCAAAGGTGGCGACTTGGTTGTTTGTGGGAAAGCTTTATACGGAAGAAGAGCACCCGATCAGCCGTCCGATGTTCCGCCTCTATGAACCGGCGGTTCGGTGGGTCATTGAGCGCCGCAAAACAGTCATTCTGGGATCGCTGGCGCTGGTTTTGCTCACCGTCCCTATCTATTTTCGGATCGGCTCTGAATTTATGCCGCCGCTGGAGGAAGGCTCGATTCTCTATATGCCAACGACCCTTCCAGGTATCTCCGTAACCGAAGCCCAAAAGCTGATGCAAACGCAGGATCGAATTCTGATGGGTTTTCCAGAAGTGGAACGGGTGTTCGGGAAAGCTGGACGTGCGGAGACATCAACGGACCCCGCGCCTTTTTCCATGATGGAAACGACCGTTCTTTTAAAACCGCATTCTGAATGGCGGACCAAAGAGCGGTGGTATTCTTGGCTTCCCGATTTCATGGAAGCTCCTTTCCGTTGGCTTTGGCCGAATCGAATCTCGTTTAACGATTTGGTGGACGACATGGATAAATCTTTGCGCTTCCCTGGCGTCACCAACGCCTGGACAATGCCAATCAAGAATCGGATTGACATGCTCTCTACGGGCATTCGCACGCCCATCGGCATTAAGATATTCGGAGCGGATCTCAAGGAAATCGAAAAGATTGGCGGAGACGTCGAAAACATAATCCGCTCAGTTCCGGGCACGCGTAGCGTCTACGCCGAGCGCACCGCCGGCGGCTATTTTCTGGACTTCACCTTAAAGCGGGAGCAACTGGCGCGTTATGGGCTAACGATCAAAGATGCCGAAATGGTCATCATGTCCGCCATCGGCGGTGAGACGATCACCACGACAATCGAAGGGCGGGAACGCTATGGCGTCATCGTCCGCTATCCACGCGAGCTTCGCACGGACCTTAAAAAATTGGAGCGAGTGCTGGTGCCCACGATGACCGGCGCTCAAATTCCTATCGCCCAAATTGCGGACATTCAACTTGTGTCAGGACCGTCCATGATTCGAAACGAGAACGGGCTCTTGGCCGGTTATGTTTACGTCGATATCGCCGGCCGAGACATTGGTAGTTATGTGGAAGAAGCGAAGCAATTGGTTCGCGAAAAGCTCCAGATGCCCGCAGGGTATACCCTCAGTTGGAGCGGCCAGTACGAGAATCTGGTGGCCATGCGCGAACGGATGGCGGTTGTCGTTCCGTTGACTCTTTTCATTATTCTGGTGCTGCTTTATATGAGCACGCGGTCATGGGTGAAAACGGCCATCGTTCTGACTGCCGTTCCGTTCAGCGCCATTGGAGCCGTCTGGCTGCTTTGGATCCTCGACTACAACATGAGCGTCGCGGTCTGGGTGGGCATCATCGCTCTCTTGGGGCTGGATGCTGAAACCGGTGTCTTCATGCTCCTGTACCTGGACCTCGCCTATGACGAGCGTGTGAAGGAAGGCAAGATGCGGACATTTGATGATCTCAAAGAAGCTGTTATCCATGGAGCCGTCCGGCGAATCCGGCCGAAGGTCATGATGGTGGCCACGAACTTCTTGGGATTTATGCCGATAATGTGGACGGTTGGAACGGGCGCTGATGTCATGAAGCGAATCGCAGCACCAATGGTGGGAGGCCTCTTCACATCCTTCGTGTTGGAGCTTTTGGTGTATCCGGCGATCTATTTCATTTGGAAATGGCGGTACGAGATGAAACATGGCCGAGTTATTTCTGAAGCAGAAAATGTAGGTGTATAA
- the xerD_7 gene encoding Tyrosine recombinase XerD, which yields MTASAGLLARFLAHLRVERGLSLATQSAYRRQIEGYLRDVAKQGATLAESTKETIVAYIGSRQRAGLKPSSVFHLALAVRQFHRFLYAESLLPSDPTAGMKLPKFEHIIPEPLSVVQMGRLLTPLVSLKFAALRTQTMISAAYNLGLRVSELVNLKVGDVNFEERYVRVRRGKGGRDRLVPFGQTLNDCLREYVEARNRQPNTSSPHLFLSARGRPISRGTFWWLLKRWANQAGIKGRVSPHQLRHSFATHLLNGGANLRGIQAALGHRDIRQTQIYSHVDMTFLRETLQHHPRF from the coding sequence ATGACGGCCAGCGCCGGCCTTTTGGCGAGGTTCCTTGCCCACTTGCGCGTGGAGCGCGGGCTATCACTCGCCACCCAGTCGGCCTACCGCCGCCAGATTGAAGGCTACCTCCGTGACGTCGCCAAACAAGGCGCGACCCTCGCCGAGTCCACGAAAGAAACCATCGTGGCGTATATTGGATCGCGGCAACGCGCTGGGCTTAAACCAAGCTCGGTTTTTCACCTCGCGCTAGCCGTTCGCCAGTTCCACCGATTCCTCTACGCAGAAAGCCTATTGCCTTCTGATCCGACAGCAGGCATGAAACTCCCGAAATTCGAACACATTATTCCTGAACCTTTGTCTGTAGTCCAAATGGGTCGACTTTTGACCCCATTGGTTTCCCTTAAGTTCGCCGCGCTTCGAACTCAAACAATGATCAGCGCCGCCTACAATTTGGGTTTGCGCGTTTCGGAATTGGTGAATCTCAAGGTTGGAGATGTTAATTTCGAGGAACGCTACGTTCGTGTTCGCCGAGGGAAGGGCGGGAGAGATCGTCTCGTCCCGTTTGGGCAAACCCTAAACGATTGTCTCCGAGAATATGTTGAAGCGAGAAACCGGCAACCAAACACAAGCTCTCCACATCTTTTCTTGAGCGCGAGAGGACGGCCTATCAGCCGGGGGACATTCTGGTGGCTTTTGAAACGGTGGGCGAATCAAGCGGGTATCAAAGGACGCGTCTCACCGCACCAGCTTCGACATTCATTTGCCACGCATCTCTTGAATGGAGGCGCAAATTTACGAGGGATACAGGCCGCGCTAGGGCACCGAGATATTAGGCAAACCCAAATTTACTCACACGTCGACATGACTTTCCTTCGGGAAACCCTTCAGCATCATCCGCGCTTCTAA
- the tatA_1 gene encoding Sec-independent protein translocase protein TatA, which translates to MLPNVGWSELLIVLVIVLVLFGAKRLPELAKSMGSSLNAFKKGMKNGFEPDEKDAKETKEQTKLS; encoded by the coding sequence ATGTTGCCAAACGTTGGATGGAGTGAGTTGTTGATTGTTCTGGTGATTGTGCTTGTTCTTTTTGGGGCGAAGCGATTGCCGGAGCTTGCAAAAAGCATGGGGTCTTCTCTGAACGCCTTTAAGAAAGGGATGAAAAATGGGTTCGAGCCCGATGAAAAAGACGCGAAGGAAACAAAAGAGCAAACGAAGTTAAGCTGA
- the moaC gene encoding Cyclic pyranopterin monophosphate synthase, which yields MSSFSHLDSKGQLSMVDVSEKDVTRREAVAGGEIRMNPDVIEQIKAWKIAKGNVLETARLAGIMAAKKVDQLIPLCHSVPLEGIGVDFDVKQDRILIRATVRCSGKTGVEMEALTAATVAGLTIYDMCKAVDKGMTVGPFVLKRKSGGRSGLYERAECDPS from the coding sequence ATGTCTTCATTTTCACATCTGGATTCCAAGGGGCAGCTCTCGATGGTGGATGTCTCTGAAAAGGACGTTACCCGTCGGGAAGCGGTTGCCGGTGGCGAAATACGAATGAATCCCGACGTTATTGAACAGATCAAAGCCTGGAAAATAGCCAAAGGGAATGTCCTTGAAACAGCTCGCCTCGCTGGAATTATGGCGGCCAAAAAAGTCGATCAATTGATTCCTCTTTGCCATTCGGTGCCCTTGGAGGGGATTGGTGTCGATTTTGATGTGAAACAAGACAGAATCCTTATTCGAGCGACTGTTCGATGTTCAGGGAAAACCGGTGTTGAAATGGAAGCGCTGACCGCAGCCACCGTCGCTGGCCTCACGATCTATGACATGTGCAAGGCGGTGGATAAAGGCATGACTGTTGGGCCGTTCGTATTGAAAAGGAAATCGGGTGGTCGAAGTGGTTTATACGAACGTGCCGAGTGTGATCCATCATGA
- the mog gene encoding Molybdopterin adenylyltransferase, whose translation MKNNRPLTVAILTVSDRCSRGESEDKSGPRLCEIVSAKKWDVEEMEVVPDEKDEIQDALLAWCDKGTISLILTTGGTGLSPRDVTPQATREIVDKEIPGLAELMRSEGRKFNQFSVLSQAVVGVRRKTLIINLPGNPAGAEQALGIIMEMIPHALHIMAGGDHHHKEARHAHTA comes from the coding sequence ATGAAAAATAATCGTCCCCTCACTGTTGCCATCCTGACCGTTAGCGACCGCTGTTCTCGTGGTGAATCGGAGGACAAAAGCGGTCCGCGTCTGTGTGAAATCGTGTCAGCCAAAAAATGGGACGTTGAGGAAATGGAAGTGGTTCCGGATGAGAAGGACGAAATTCAAGACGCGTTATTGGCCTGGTGCGACAAGGGGACAATTTCGCTCATTCTGACAACGGGCGGAACGGGGTTGTCGCCTCGTGATGTGACGCCGCAAGCCACGCGCGAGATAGTGGATAAAGAAATTCCCGGTCTTGCGGAACTCATGCGAAGCGAGGGACGAAAGTTCAATCAATTTTCTGTGCTTTCTCAGGCCGTGGTCGGAGTCCGAAGAAAAACACTCATCATTAACTTACCTGGGAACCCTGCTGGGGCGGAACAAGCTCTCGGGATTATTATGGAAATGATTCCTCATGCCCTGCACATCATGGCCGGTGGTGACCACCATCATAAGGAGGCGCGACATGCTCACACCGCGTGA
- the mobA gene encoding putative molybdenum cofactor guanylyltransferase: MRSDITAVILAGGQSRRFGSNKALARLGDSGLVIERIAGVLKDIFEEILVLSKNRVVFEFLEKPWLHVLNDRSSDFHPLNGLASALSYAKTEKIFVCGCDMPFLNPALIHFICSKSEAADATVPLWKGEIQPLCGVYSKRCLATINDLSLFNDPRKGIKYLLSKVKTKTIQEQEFPLHDQKELTFFDVDTQEQFKEALQFMETSHAH, encoded by the coding sequence ATGAGATCGGATATAACCGCGGTGATCTTGGCCGGTGGACAGAGTCGTCGCTTTGGCTCCAATAAGGCATTGGCTCGGCTGGGTGATAGCGGATTGGTCATTGAACGGATTGCCGGTGTCTTAAAAGATATTTTTGAGGAGATTTTGGTTCTTTCTAAAAACCGTGTTGTGTTCGAATTTTTAGAGAAGCCATGGCTTCATGTTCTGAACGACCGGTCATCTGATTTTCATCCGCTGAACGGCCTAGCTTCGGCGCTCTCGTATGCCAAAACCGAAAAAATATTCGTCTGTGGATGCGATATGCCTTTTCTTAATCCCGCCTTGATTCATTTCATCTGTTCCAAAAGCGAAGCGGCCGATGCCACCGTTCCCCTGTGGAAGGGAGAAATTCAGCCCCTCTGTGGAGTTTATTCAAAGAGGTGTTTGGCCACCATTAATGATTTGTCGCTGTTCAATGACCCCAGAAAAGGGATCAAGTATTTATTGAGCAAGGTGAAGACAAAAACAATCCAGGAACAGGAGTTCCCATTGCACGATCAAAAGGAACTCACATTTTTTGATGTTGATACGCAGGAACAATTTAAAGAAGCCCTGCAATTTATGGAAACAAGCCATGCTCACTGA
- the moaA gene encoding GTP 3',8-cyclase, with amino-acid sequence MLTDSFGRKITYLRLSVTDRCNFRCVYCLPEIYSRFSPLENVLTDDEIVRLISLFANLGLSRVRITGGEPLLRPGIVDLVDRLHAIPGISDLSLSTNGFLLKKMASDLARAGLSRVNISLDSLKPERFEEITRFGTFNDVWEGIQSAQEAGLSPIKINAVVMKGINEDEIPDFVALTEKNPFHVRFIELMPMGETGFFTKDRWLPYDKIRELAGPLEELPLDEKPVGFGPAHYFRRPGARGTVGIISALSCGFCSSCNRVRLTSTGTLVPCLDAMEGTDLKSALRKGSSDQDVLNLIQQTIQKKPEHHFMGERTEGKTSNARFMCQVGG; translated from the coding sequence ATGCTCACTGATTCCTTTGGAAGAAAAATAACGTATTTGCGTTTATCTGTTACGGATCGGTGTAATTTCCGATGTGTTTATTGCCTGCCGGAAATTTACTCTCGTTTTTCTCCTCTTGAAAACGTTCTCACGGATGATGAAATTGTCCGTTTGATCTCTCTTTTCGCAAACCTTGGCCTCTCTCGAGTGCGGATTACGGGAGGAGAGCCGCTCTTGCGTCCTGGAATTGTCGACCTTGTTGATCGCCTTCACGCGATTCCTGGGATAAGTGATCTCTCCTTGAGCACGAATGGCTTCCTTTTGAAAAAAATGGCCAGTGATTTGGCCAGGGCGGGTTTGAGTCGGGTCAATATCAGTCTTGACTCTTTAAAGCCAGAGCGATTTGAAGAAATCACGCGGTTTGGAACTTTCAATGATGTATGGGAGGGAATCCAGTCGGCGCAAGAGGCGGGGCTTTCACCAATCAAGATCAATGCTGTGGTTATGAAAGGAATTAATGAGGATGAGATTCCTGATTTCGTCGCGCTGACAGAGAAAAATCCATTTCATGTGAGGTTTATCGAACTCATGCCCATGGGGGAAACCGGGTTCTTCACCAAAGACCGGTGGTTGCCTTATGACAAAATTCGGGAACTGGCAGGTCCTCTTGAAGAATTGCCATTGGATGAAAAGCCAGTGGGATTTGGTCCCGCCCATTACTTCCGTCGTCCGGGAGCACGGGGAACCGTGGGAATTATCAGCGCCTTGAGCTGTGGGTTTTGTTCCTCCTGCAATCGAGTGCGTTTAACTTCAACTGGAACATTGGTTCCATGTTTGGATGCCATGGAGGGAACAGATTTGAAGTCGGCCCTTCGGAAGGGCTCCAGCGATCAAGATGTTTTGAATTTGATCCAACAAACAATCCAGAAAAAGCCAGAGCATCATTTTATGGGAGAGCGCACAGAGGGAAAAACGTCAAACGCTCGTTTTATGTGTCAGGTGGGGGGATAG
- the tatC_2 gene encoding Sec-independent protein translocase protein TatC, translating into MKRNDTPQSFWDHIEEFRKRFLRVLSVLLVVFAGCAYKVDPVINTLSKITGVPFVYTQPTEAFFIRLKIAFMMALFLCIPLIIFEIWKFVGVALTVRERHWMMGTLPASYFLFCLGAAISWFVVLPSATKFLMSFSTAALQPFLSIDGYISFAMWMTLAFGGLFQLPLGVLFLVRMDIVDPKTLSHYRPHVVAGLALLSAFLTPGGDPFSQLALLIPSYILFEISLLVARFLSKPVVPEEKESEWTPE; encoded by the coding sequence ATGAAGAGAAACGATACGCCTCAGTCATTTTGGGATCACATTGAAGAGTTTCGAAAACGATTCTTAAGAGTTTTATCTGTCTTGCTTGTCGTGTTTGCCGGTTGTGCGTATAAAGTCGATCCTGTTATCAACACGTTGTCAAAAATAACCGGTGTTCCATTTGTTTATACACAGCCGACCGAGGCATTTTTCATTCGGCTAAAAATCGCGTTTATGATGGCGCTCTTCTTGTGCATCCCGCTGATTATTTTTGAGATTTGGAAATTTGTTGGTGTGGCATTAACCGTTCGGGAGCGGCATTGGATGATGGGAACTCTGCCAGCCTCCTATTTTCTCTTTTGTTTGGGAGCGGCTATTAGTTGGTTCGTGGTTTTACCATCTGCCACCAAATTTCTGATGAGTTTTTCAACCGCCGCCCTTCAGCCGTTTTTATCGATAGACGGATATATCAGCTTCGCAATGTGGATGACGCTGGCGTTTGGGGGGTTGTTCCAATTGCCTCTGGGCGTGCTATTCTTGGTGCGAATGGATATTGTAGACCCCAAAACGCTTTCTCACTATCGCCCTCATGTTGTAGCGGGGTTAGCGCTTTTATCTGCCTTTTTAACCCCGGGCGGAGATCCTTTCTCTCAGTTGGCCCTTCTCATCCCATCCTATATCCTCTTTGAAATATCTCTTTTGGTGGCTCGGTTCCTTTCCAAACCAGTTGTCCCTGAAGAAAAGGAATCAGAATGGACCCCCGAGTAG
- a CDS encoding Cyclic AMP receptor protein: MDPRVESVPLFNGFSTAEMEGLKKCLREKSFEKGESLFLEGNDCQQIFLIREGRAKLYRTSSSGREQILETLGPGDTCACNPGCAAWSCVSSAEALTPCKVWYLQRKDYVHLVQSNSKLAHTLNLLFAEKLRRFSCLIEEVSLKDVRKRVVKFLLDMLNENESKGEAQKTLFVPFTRQEIAQRIGTSRETVARYLHELKRSKLIDIKSHQIFILQKEKLSQLLN; this comes from the coding sequence ATGGACCCCCGAGTAGAAAGCGTCCCTCTTTTTAATGGATTTTCAACCGCTGAAATGGAGGGGTTGAAAAAGTGCCTCCGAGAAAAATCGTTTGAAAAAGGCGAAAGTTTGTTCCTTGAAGGGAATGACTGCCAACAAATTTTTCTGATTCGTGAGGGACGGGCCAAGCTTTACCGAACATCGTCGTCTGGGCGGGAGCAGATTTTGGAAACGTTAGGACCGGGAGACACATGCGCCTGCAATCCTGGCTGCGCGGCATGGTCGTGTGTTTCATCCGCTGAGGCGCTGACCCCATGCAAGGTGTGGTATTTGCAGCGGAAGGATTATGTTCACTTGGTGCAGTCCAATTCCAAGCTGGCTCATACGCTCAACCTCCTCTTCGCGGAAAAATTAAGAAGGTTCAGTTGTTTGATCGAGGAAGTCTCTCTCAAAGATGTGCGCAAACGCGTGGTGAAGTTTCTTCTGGATATGTTGAATGAAAATGAATCAAAAGGCGAAGCCCAGAAAACCCTATTCGTTCCTTTTACTCGGCAAGAGATAGCCCAGAGAATCGGCACCTCCCGTGAAACCGTGGCTCGATATTTGCACGAACTTAAACGCAGCAAACTCATCGATATTAAATCTCACCAAATATTTATTCTGCAAAAAGAAAAACTTTCTCAGCTTCTTAATTAA